One Alphaproteobacteria bacterium DNA segment encodes these proteins:
- a CDS encoding ABC transporter substrate-binding protein, whose amino-acid sequence MKKIWIAFTVILSQPLYAEESGEDLSIVSFGGITQDAQREVFFEPFSKESGKKIKEINYNGGISQIAEMAKKDKSEWDLVQVEASDLVEGCRNNYFETLNWNLIGQKSEYVRGATHNCGVGSFIWAMVMAYNQDIFQENPPQSWADFWDVQKYPGKRGLRKTARFTYEIALLAAGVQGRDVYTILRAPNGFEQALKKLEELLPHIEWWEEGAQPSQWLQTKNVVMSAGYNGRIANAIKDGNNFRMIWKNAIYSIDYWVILKNSHHKDAAYQLLRYMAPLRRQADFAELIPYGPPTKRSYKMLRRDTQMMLPDVQNKTGTVFPFDYEFWGVVGEKYEAEFQDWLVRKIKELETKRFGPEVIVNVPQSSTFYLNEKK is encoded by the coding sequence ATGAAAAAAATTTGGATCGCTTTTACTGTTATATTGAGCCAACCCCTTTACGCTGAAGAATCAGGTGAGGATTTGTCGATTGTATCTTTTGGTGGTATTACCCAGGATGCGCAGCGTGAGGTTTTTTTTGAGCCATTTTCAAAGGAATCTGGCAAAAAGATAAAAGAGATTAATTATAATGGTGGAATCTCTCAAATAGCTGAAATGGCAAAGAAAGATAAATCAGAATGGGATCTTGTTCAGGTGGAAGCGTCAGATCTTGTTGAAGGTTGTCGCAATAATTATTTTGAAACGCTGAATTGGAATTTAATTGGTCAGAAAAGCGAATATGTGCGTGGTGCAACTCATAATTGCGGTGTTGGCTCTTTCATTTGGGCCATGGTTATGGCTTATAATCAAGACATTTTTCAAGAAAATCCACCTCAATCTTGGGCTGATTTTTGGGATGTTCAGAAATATCCTGGGAAAAGAGGATTGCGTAAAACGGCACGTTTCACCTATGAAATTGCTTTGTTAGCAGCAGGGGTACAGGGACGAGATGTTTATACTATTTTGCGTGCGCCAAATGGATTTGAACAAGCACTCAAAAAATTAGAAGAACTTTTACCCCATATTGAATGGTGGGAAGAAGGTGCGCAACCGTCACAATGGTTACAAACCAAAAATGTTGTAATGTCTGCTGGTTATAATGGGCGTATTGCCAATGCGATTAAAGATGGCAATAATTTTAGAATGATTTGGAAAAATGCAATTTATTCAATAGATTACTGGGTAATTCTTAAGAACTCACATCATAAGGATGCAGCTTATCAATTGTTGCGTTATATGGCGCCATTAAGACGTCAAGCTGACTTTGCCGAGCTTATTCCTTACGGACCACCTACCAAACGATCTTATAAAATGTTGAGACGTGATACGCAAATGATGTTACCTGACGTTCAAAATAAAACGGGTACCGTTTTTCCGTTTGATTATGAATTTTGGGGTGTTGTTGGAGAAAAATATGAAGCTGAGTTTCAAGATTGGCTTGTAAGGAAAATAAAAGAGTTAGAAACGAAGAGATTTGGACCTGAAGTAATTGTTAATGTGCCTCAAAGTTCAACTTTTTACCTGAATGAGAAAAAGTAA
- a CDS encoding aminotransferase — protein sequence MTANHQPIISQEDYVQRDIAHVIHPFTDLDLHGRVGPLVLQEGKGVYLYDIDGHKYLDAMAALWCTSLGYSESRLIEVAYAQMKKLPFYHIFNNKSHGPVVDLAEKLTQITPSSARNGPMQKVFFANSGSEANDSAVKLVWYYNNAMNRPKKKKIIARLKAYHGTTIAAGSLTGLPHVHAGFDLPIKNILHTDCPHYWRYGKDGESEEEFTHRLVKNLRNLIEKEGPDTIAAFIAEPVMGAGGVIVPPKNYFEEVQKVLRQYDILMIADEVITGFCRTGNLFGCETFNIQPDMITFAKGMSSAYQAISALLITGPMHEAIKEYSHQFHVFGHGFTNTAHPVSSAVALEAIKIYEERDLVGHVRNLGPYLQKRLREVSDHPIVGEVRGIGFLGGIELVANKKTKESFSPNDAVGPYLMKKAQDYGLMLRSLDDVIIFCPPLIFTEAHIDETVDKFKKALQTTYEMVQAKGLI from the coding sequence ATGACAGCAAATCATCAGCCAATTATTTCACAAGAAGATTACGTTCAACGTGATATAGCCCATGTGATTCATCCATTTACGGATTTGGATCTACATGGACGCGTTGGACCACTTGTTTTACAAGAGGGTAAAGGTGTTTATCTATATGATATAGATGGTCATAAATATTTAGACGCTATGGCTGCGTTATGGTGTACGTCATTAGGATATTCAGAATCCAGATTGATTGAAGTTGCCTATGCGCAAATGAAGAAGCTTCCCTTTTATCATATTTTCAATAATAAAAGTCATGGGCCCGTTGTTGATCTTGCTGAAAAATTAACACAAATTACGCCATCTTCGGCAAGAAATGGTCCTATGCAAAAAGTTTTTTTTGCCAATTCTGGATCGGAAGCCAATGATTCGGCTGTAAAACTTGTGTGGTATTACAATAATGCAATGAATCGTCCTAAAAAGAAAAAAATTATTGCACGCTTGAAGGCGTATCATGGCACAACCATTGCTGCTGGTAGTTTAACAGGATTGCCGCATGTGCATGCTGGCTTTGATTTGCCGATTAAAAATATTCTCCATACGGATTGTCCGCATTATTGGCGTTATGGCAAGGATGGCGAATCTGAAGAAGAATTCACCCATAGATTGGTTAAAAACCTAAGAAACTTAATTGAAAAAGAAGGCCCTGATACAATTGCAGCCTTTATTGCAGAACCCGTGATGGGGGCAGGGGGCGTGATCGTCCCACCCAAAAATTATTTTGAAGAGGTTCAAAAAGTTTTAAGACAATACGATATATTAATGATTGCCGATGAAGTTATTACGGGTTTTTGTAGAACCGGTAATTTATTTGGATGTGAAACCTTTAATATTCAACCTGATATGATTACTTTTGCGAAAGGTATGTCCTCTGCTTATCAAGCAATATCGGCGCTTTTAATTACAGGACCGATGCATGAAGCAATTAAAGAATATAGTCACCAATTTCATGTATTTGGGCATGGGTTTACCAATACGGCACATCCAGTGTCGAGTGCTGTGGCATTAGAAGCCATCAAAATTTACGAGGAACGTGATCTTGTCGGTCATGTTCGAAACTTAGGGCCTTATTTACAAAAGCGTTTACGTGAAGTATCCGATCATCCGATTGTGGGCGAGGTAAGGGGCATTGGCTTTTTAGGTGGCATAGAACTTGTTGCGAACAAAAAGACAAAAGAATCCTTTAGTCCCAATGATGCCGTTGGTCCATATTTAATGAAAAAAGCACAAGATTACGGATTGATGCTAAGATCGCTGGATGATGTGATTATTTTTTGTCCGCCGCTTATTTTTACAGAAGCACATATTGATGAAACGGTGGATAAATTTAAAAAGGCGTTGCAGACAACATACGAAATGGTACAAGCAAAAGGCCTTATATAA
- a CDS encoding alkaline phosphatase D family protein, which translates to MRYFNKFLRFATLPTILLLNLHQVNAIDLDLKPLTSGPIVNGVDNGDTNESHNKVHLWGRAGDKHHKDYYIVARLKTGDADFEPLKFTKVDSLNDKIGIIPFPELQINTPYEYQIGYIKTKKDVKLSADNITINNWDHASTGKFHTPNPNAEQFSFVFGSCFRYTDVLGFNLFDSDNDIIFNAISEQLKEDTANSFFLRIGDNVYLDPIGKIGFGQSKSLSQMRGLYQTVWGLPNYKNLLANTITYSQEDDHGSGFNNVVPSEEVKDANIVAHAMKAFFEYQKWDGPNGSQKFYYSFSRGPAEFFVFDTRQERVTHTTDKDGNDQIPHVISDEQFQVFQKWIQNPAIKDKVKFVVSSIPLISSNDIDSWGGFPIQQKQVVETILGNDLDGTPISKVFLLTGDGHCTHGGTYTISNDEEKVIGTLTEIMSSGLKAINFGKQEDFPDSIDTRESNGLHFIKKDETPIFPDSSAIDSCLGKAVSVVHQNVDSVFVRMDIDMPGNALTMNTFNQNNVLLGSKAYPIMAQ; encoded by the coding sequence ATGCGCTATTTCAATAAATTTTTAAGATTTGCAACACTACCGACAATACTTTTACTAAATTTGCATCAAGTCAATGCAATCGACCTTGACCTTAAACCGCTTACATCAGGACCAATTGTAAATGGTGTTGATAATGGAGATACAAATGAATCCCATAATAAGGTTCATCTTTGGGGGCGTGCCGGCGATAAACACCATAAAGATTATTATATAGTTGCGCGCCTTAAAACAGGTGATGCAGATTTTGAACCACTAAAATTTACAAAAGTTGACAGCCTCAATGATAAAATAGGCATCATTCCATTTCCTGAATTACAAATCAATACACCTTACGAATATCAAATAGGCTATATTAAAACAAAAAAAGATGTCAAATTATCCGCTGATAATATCACTATCAATAATTGGGATCACGCATCTACAGGTAAATTCCATACACCGAATCCTAATGCCGAACAATTTTCTTTTGTATTTGGATCCTGTTTTCGCTATACCGACGTCTTAGGGTTTAATCTTTTCGACTCAGATAATGATATTATTTTTAATGCCATTTCAGAGCAACTTAAAGAAGATACTGCAAATAGCTTTTTTTTACGTATTGGCGATAATGTCTATCTTGATCCCATCGGCAAAATTGGCTTTGGGCAATCAAAAAGTTTAAGCCAGATGCGCGGTCTTTATCAAACAGTATGGGGATTGCCAAATTATAAAAATTTACTTGCAAATACAATCACATATAGCCAAGAAGATGATCATGGTTCGGGTTTTAACAATGTTGTACCATCAGAAGAAGTAAAGGATGCAAATATCGTTGCACACGCAATGAAAGCATTTTTTGAATATCAAAAATGGGATGGACCAAACGGTTCACAAAAATTCTATTACTCTTTTTCCAGAGGTCCCGCCGAGTTTTTTGTATTTGACACACGTCAAGAACGCGTTACACATACGACAGATAAAGACGGTAATGATCAAATTCCTCATGTAATAAGTGATGAGCAATTTCAAGTTTTTCAAAAATGGATTCAAAATCCAGCCATTAAAGATAAAGTTAAATTTGTTGTATCCTCGATCCCCCTCATTTCATCAAATGACATAGATTCTTGGGGAGGATTTCCTATACAACAAAAACAAGTCGTTGAAACAATATTAGGCAATGATCTTGATGGAACGCCGATTTCAAAAGTATTCCTACTGACAGGTGATGGTCATTGTACCCATGGAGGTACTTATACCATTAGTAATGATGAAGAAAAAGTAATTGGAACACTTACAGAAATAATGTCTTCTGGTTTAAAAGCCATTAATTTTGGAAAACAAGAGGATTTTCCTGATTCTATTGATACACGTGAAAGCAATGGATTACATTTTATTAAAAAAGATGAAACGCCAATCTTTCCAGATTCAAGCGCTATAGATAGTTGTTTGGGTAAAGCTGTAAGTGTCGTTCATCAAAATGTTGATTCTGTGTTTGTACGTATGGATATTGATATGCCTGGAAATGCATTAACCATGAACACATTCAATCAAAACAATGTATTGCTTGGTTCAAAAGCCTATCCAATTATGGCTCAATAA
- a CDS encoding KUP/HAK/KT family potassium transporter, translating into MNQQNLAHKSLIIGAIGIVYGDIGTSPLYALKSCFVMGNLPVDETNILGLISIIMLTLFLIVSIKYVSFVLKVDNHGEGGILALSSLCSKLNLGSFKALPIILGIIGCGLFFGDGVITPAISILSAVEGLKLISPVFSEHIIWLTIMILLGLFYIQKKGSGYIGQFFGPIMIIWFLTIGLLGLAQIIQTPFILKALNPFYAIQFFYNNGFLALKAMGGIFLVVTGAEALYADLGHFGKKSITLSWHYFVLPALLLSYLGQGALLLQTPEAISNPFYLLVPKIGLYPLIILSTLATIIASQAIISGVFSIAWQAIMFNYLPRMKVIHTSYKQIGQVYLPAINTILCIFTIMAVLGFRSSENLAVAYGLSVSGSMLITTMMVLLVAYLKWEWKLYKIALIFIPFICLDLLFIITNLAKFFEGAWYAVLLTLIIIYTIRVWIQGNKAIIYQGTIHHKSLEKFMTDYVKKYNQRIPGTAIFMTRDPNKAPNSLLVHLRHNKFLHEKLIFVSVITTDSPFDHHKDKFSFDLLCANQYRINARFGFKEDPNLHKIIHWAKSQKLIEKDEELSFFLSKGIAVSSPQPFLNGFSETFYIYLSKNSLAAYEFYKIPHDKVIELGVRYKI; encoded by the coding sequence ATGAATCAACAAAATTTAGCCCATAAATCCCTTATTATTGGTGCCATCGGTATTGTTTATGGTGATATTGGAACAAGTCCTTTATACGCGCTTAAAAGTTGTTTTGTTATGGGAAATCTTCCTGTAGATGAAACAAATATTCTAGGCCTTATAAGCATTATTATGCTAACGCTTTTTTTGATTGTTTCCATTAAATATGTAAGCTTTGTATTAAAAGTCGATAATCACGGAGAAGGCGGCATCCTCGCTTTATCTTCTTTGTGTTCAAAATTAAATTTGGGTTCCTTTAAAGCACTTCCCATTATTTTGGGTATTATTGGGTGTGGTTTGTTTTTCGGCGATGGCGTTATCACACCTGCAATTTCAATACTTAGTGCTGTCGAAGGGCTCAAGCTTATTTCACCTGTTTTTTCAGAGCATATTATTTGGTTAACGATTATGATTCTTTTGGGTCTTTTTTATATTCAAAAAAAAGGCAGTGGTTATATCGGCCAATTTTTTGGTCCCATTATGATTATTTGGTTCTTAACCATTGGCCTTTTAGGCTTAGCACAGATAATTCAAACACCTTTTATTTTAAAAGCATTAAATCCTTTTTATGCGATCCAATTTTTTTACAATAATGGATTTTTAGCCCTGAAAGCCATGGGCGGCATATTTCTTGTGGTCACAGGCGCTGAAGCGCTTTACGCTGATTTAGGACATTTTGGCAAAAAATCGATTACACTTTCATGGCATTATTTTGTTTTGCCGGCTTTGCTTCTCTCTTACTTAGGCCAAGGCGCATTGCTCCTTCAAACACCTGAGGCCATTTCGAATCCTTTTTATCTATTAGTGCCCAAAATAGGCCTTTATCCACTTATTATTCTTTCAACACTTGCCACGATCATTGCTTCTCAAGCCATCATATCAGGCGTTTTTTCAATTGCATGGCAAGCCATTATGTTTAATTATTTGCCGCGTATGAAAGTCATTCATACGTCTTACAAACAAATTGGCCAAGTATATTTACCCGCTATTAATACCATTCTTTGCATATTCACTATTATGGCCGTTTTAGGATTTCGTAGTTCTGAAAATTTAGCTGTTGCTTATGGTTTAAGTGTATCTGGTAGCATGCTTATTACAACAATGATGGTTTTACTCGTTGCCTATCTTAAATGGGAATGGAAACTTTATAAAATCGCTCTTATTTTTATCCCCTTTATCTGTTTAGACTTACTTTTCATTATAACAAATTTAGCAAAATTTTTCGAAGGTGCCTGGTACGCAGTTTTGCTAACCTTAATAATTATATATACAATACGTGTTTGGATTCAGGGAAATAAGGCAATTATATATCAAGGAACCATCCATCATAAATCCTTAGAAAAATTCATGACGGATTATGTAAAAAAATACAATCAACGCATTCCAGGAACCGCTATTTTTATGACACGAGATCCCAATAAAGCACCCAATTCGTTACTGGTACATTTGCGACATAATAAATTTTTGCATGAGAAATTAATCTTTGTTTCCGTCATCACAACAGATTCACCTTTTGATCATCACAAAGATAAATTTTCTTTTGATCTTCTTTGTGCGAATCAATACAGAATTAATGCAAGATTTGGTTTCAAAGAAGATCCTAATTTACATAAAATTATCCATTGGGCAAAATCACAAAAACTCATTGAAAAAGATGAAGAATTATCATTCTTCTTAAGCAAAGGAATTGCCGTAAGCTCTCCTCAGCCTTTCTTAAACGGTTTTAGCGAGACTTTTTATATTTATCTATCTAAGAATTCTCTTGCAGCCTATGAATTTTACAAAATTCCGCATGATAAAGTTATCGAATTAGGGGTCAGATATAAGATATAG